GCCCGATACACACATCGCAAACACACCGTAGTTGCTCGACCCCGCCCAACGGATCAGGAAAGTAAAAATAAAAATCAACACAACGGCCGAGACCGGACCTGCCGGCAAGTAGTGAAATAAAAAGGTCGAAATCACAAGGCCGATCAAAGTCCCACCAACACGCAAGAAACTGCGAGTGACTGTCGAAGCATAGTCCGGCTTTAACACCACCGCAATCGTCATCGGCAGCCAATAAGGACGTGGAATCTTCAGCGTGTGACTGAGCATCTCCCCTAAAATCATACACACTGCCAAGCGAACCGCGTGACGGAATCCCGGAGATTGAAAAGTCATATTGGCGCGAATAGCGGCCAGACCACTCCAGTAACGCAGATGAATCGGCTTCTGTGATTCTTTCTTTGCCGCAGCCTCCATCCCTTGGGGCGTGGTCTTTTCAGTCAGTTCAACAATCGCGCGCAACTGCCCGGCCATCGCTTCAAGCTGATAAGTCAGGTCATTTAAAACGGCGGTAAAAAACGGGCTCTGCTCAAGATTCTTTTGTTCGCCGATTTTGTCGATGCGAGCTTGAATTTCGGCGATGTACTTCGGCCCAACACCACGAACCGGCCCGAAATTGATGACTTCAGCAACGGCCTTTAAAAGCTGCGAGGCAAACCCGAGGGCCTCGTTAAGTAATACGGCACTGCCATGGGACTTGCCGTCACGGGTCAGCCTGCGCCCCAAGCGATTCAAAGAAATCACCGTCACGCGAACACGCTCTGCTTGGCTAAGCAATGAGCGATAGCGGCGCGCTTCCGGATCGGTATCCCCGGCCAAAGCGGCCAGTTGCGCCTGAGTTTCGATCGACTGGGCACTTCCTGCCGGCGCACTCGTCGTTTCATCACTGCTGACAGCAAGCATGGCAATTTGTAAATACAGATTGCTCAAAGCCCTGCGCTCGGGTTTGTACTTTCGTATTGGCCATAGAGCCACACTGATAAACGCCTGAAGGCAACCGCCGAAAAATGCATAGGCACTGAGTTCTAAAGCAACCAAAGGAGTGAGTCCTTGTGCAGAGAAAATCAAGTAAGTCGCCACAACGACCACACCGATATCCGCGGCGACATTATCAACGACCACGAGCATCGCGCAGAAAAAGGCAATCACCACAAGCATGACAAGAAAAAGCACGGAGTTGTTCGCCGACACCGCGCCCATGAAGACGGCCAACGCCGAAAACAGCGATGCTGTCAGCATGCGCTTGCCGCGAGTTGAATACGAATCCGATTTATCCGAGAAGCAAACGTTCAGCGCACCGATTGCAATCGACAATCCTGCTGCCGGTGACGACAGGAAACTACCAAGCACCATTGAAAGTGCCACACCGAGCGCACTCCGAAAGCCAACCCAGGCTTCCATTTTTGTTTTATCGAAGGTGATGATCTGAGACCAGAGAGTGTTCTCTTTTGCCATGAAGGTAGAATAAACCTTCTCTCCGTGACATACCAATTTGGTTTTTGTTAATTTTTGTTAATTTCAATTAACAAACTAGAAATGACGGCCGTTCTCGTAGTACTGCTCTTTGGGGAGATGCTGAAAAACCACAATCACATCTTCATACTTTCCGAGCCGCTTCAGATGGTCGGTAATAATTTGTGCAGTTCGATCCTGAATGTTCTGTGGCCGCGCGAACATCAGCACTTCGACGAAAGGATAGGACTCCGTCTTTGCTCCTTGAGAGAAAAACTGCGTGGCAATACTTTCGAACGTAAAGTTGTCTTCGCTGGTCCCCATTTCCTGCGCGAGCTCTTTACAAAGTAATGCGCTAAGTTCTTGAATGTACTCACTCTTTACTGCGCGGAAGCGTATATGTGGCATTGCTGCACCTCGTAGGCTCTTATACATCTATTTTCTTTTGGAAAAAAGCTAATAAACTGAGGTCTATTCTTTCACGACAAGTGAAACAGAAAGGATCTTCTCCTATGAAAAAGTTCGCTTTTATCGCCCTCAGTATGGTGCTTGCAGCCTGTGCAAATCCTAATAAGGCCAAAGACCTCGACACAAAAGTCGACATGACCGCTCCGGTCAATGCTGGTGGCGTGATCGGCGTCAAAGACGGCGATATGGTTTATCAAAGAAAAGTGCAAATGAACGAAGAGCTTCGTAACCTTGAAACTGAAGTTTATAATCTAGAAGCCAAAGTTTACGGCGGTCCTCGTTACTTGGACAACCGTGGATTGTATGGAGTGCTGAAAGACTGCCGCGCTGAAATGAGCGAGAAGTCCAACGGCGGCGACGGGAAGCTCTTGTGGACTGAAAAACGCGAGTACGTAACCGCCGAGGACGATGTCAGCAAAATCGGAGTTGAAGACAAGAAGAAAATCGTGGGCGTCTCTGAAGAATACTTAAAAGACCGCCTCGAAAGATTCAAAAACTACCGCAAAGTTTTGATGGATCGCCAAGAAGAGTACGAAACAAAAGTGAAAGTTTGCGAACTCGAATTGAAGTCCAAGCAAAAAACAGCCGCTAAGAACAAAACAGCCGACGAATAGTAGATCAATTATTCGTCAAATCTCTGGCAGGATTTCGTCACGGGACAACTCCCGTGGCCTGGAATAGATTCGAAATCCTCAAGGAGGTCCCATGTTTTTACTGAACCTGCTGTTCGCAAGCAGCCTGGCTCATGCTGCGTCTTTTGATAAGATGATCGGCACATACCAGATCACGGACTGCAAAGAGTCCTCGGATCATTACTCAGGCAATAAATTCTGCAACTATGACAAGCTCTCGATCGGCGTGAATTCGATCGCAACCGTTTTTCACTTCTTCACAGTGAATGATGCGACTCACGCCCATGAGGTCACGGCTTACCCACTCGACGCCAAAAGCAACATCGGCTATGAGTACCAAGAGATCACAAATATCTATGCGTCTCTCGCGCGCACAATGAGCACTGGAAATCCCAAATACGACTATAATACGACAACGACGATCACGCGCATCGCCGAGCAAAATTATCTACTGGTCACACAAAGCGAGATGCCGGGATTTAACCAACATCAGAGTTTTGTGATCCACATGACAAAGATCAGCGATATCTACGAAGAGATGCCGCCAATTCCACCGGATCCGAATGATCCACCAGACTGAGTTTAAGGAAAAATGGTTTCGTTATACTTTACTTCAAGGTAGTTACGAACACCTTTGACCCCCGGAGACCTTGCCACAAGGTCTTCGGCGATAAAACGCATTTCATCGTCAGGCACGGAACCGACAAGGCAGACTTCACCTTCTTCGAGGTCGAATTGAATATTCGTCGTATCGACTTCTATATGGACTCGCAACAAATGCGAAAGATCATCATACATTTGCTCGTCCCACGAATGAAAACCGAAGCGCATAGAAAACTCCTTTATATCGAACTCATTCTAAGCCAGTGATGACGAATTCCTGTGGCGAAGTTTTGAAGAAAAAGCGAAAGCACGTCCTCCAGAACATCCAAGGCTCTTGCTAAACTCTGAAGTGAAAACTCTATTCACGAGAAAGGATTTATTTATGGGATTGGTTAGTTTCTTCAAAAATGCGGGCGAAAAACTTTTCGGCACGGCGAAAGAGCCTGATGCTGAATCCATTAAAAAATACATTCAGTCGCAAGGTCTTTCTACCGAAGGACTCGACATCAGCTTCGATAAAGGCACCGACACTGTGACAGTGGCGGGCCAGGTGGCGGATCAAACAACTAAAGAAAAAATTCTTCTTTGCTGTGGCAACGTTCAAGGCGTGGCAAAGGTGCAGGATAATTTGAAAGTCTCAAGTCCTTCCCAAGAATCTCAGTACTACACCGTTCAGAGTGGCGATACACTTTCAAAAATCGCGGCTCGCTTCTATGGGGACGCAAAAAAATACAATCTGATCTTCGATGCAAATCGTCCGATGCTCTCTCATCCGGACAAGATTTATCCCGGACAAAACCTGCGTATTCCTCCCCAAGGCGTGAATCAGGAAAAAGTCATGGAACAGCATCCATAGTATGGAAGATTTCAGGGGCAAATTGACTCCGAAGGAGAAGGTGGTGTCATTCTATCTTCTCCTTTTTTCCTAGTGTTTCTTTTCGATTGGCTTTTTCCGCAGTAACAAATATTGCTAGCGCCATGAAAAACATTCTTTTGATTTCTTTATTCTTGGTTTTAGGTGCTTGTGCAAAGAACGGTCACGGCGATAGCGACACATCGGTAGCGACAGTTCCTGCTCCGAACGTGAACAACAACGTTTACCAAAATGGTCCACAAAATTCTGGGGCACGTCCTGGCCAATATCCTTACGGTTACAACTACAATGACAACGGCTGCACGACAGGCCCTCAGCAATATCCAACGCTGAATCACTACTGCGAAGGTCTTCGTAACGATATCCGTAACAACCGTTGCGCGATCCAAGCTCGTTACAATGACTTCCGTCAATACTGCCAAGGCCGTCGCTGGCAGCGCTAGAATAAATTTCCAGGATTTAGTAAACAGATCGCTTGCTTATTGAGTGGCGTCGTCGTCAGAAGAGCCGAACTTCAGAAAATCCCACATGTTCGCTTCTTCGACCTTCGGAACATTCGGAGAGACGCGATACAAAATGCGGCGCTGGCGGGCCAGCACATAAGGTGATGGACGATCTATGCGGAAGCGATTTGGATTCGGCAGAACCGCCGCCATCATAGCTGCTTGCGACGGTGTCAGCTTCGCAGCCGGGCGATGGAAATAGCGCTGAGCAGCCGCTTCAACTCCATAAACTCCCGGGCCGAATTCAATCACGTTCAAGTAAACTTCCATGATGCGTTCTTTAGACCAAATCGACTCAATCAAAACCGTGAAGTAAGCCTCAAGCCCCTTACGAACCCAATCACGGTTCGGCCACAAGAACACATTCTTTGCCGTCTGCTGACTAATCGTGCTCGCACCCTTTTTACGCTTATGAGTTTTATTGTACTTCATGGCCTTTTCAATGGCCTCGAAATCAAAACCCTTGTGGTCGTAGAAACGATAGTCTTCGGCTTTTAAAACTGCGCGCTGAATGCTTGGCGAGATCTGCTCTATCGGCACCCAGGTTTTGTGCATGCCCACGAACTCAGGCTCAAAGATTGACACCGTGGTACGGATGACCATCAAAGGCGTCAGGTACACCGGCATAAATGCATAAAGCAAAACAGCACCCAGGCTACTGAGGAAGCAAAAAAGAACGGTGCGCAGAATGAGAGATTGCCAGGTTCGCTTCATAATTTTCGGGTTAAGAACTAAGCTCCGCGTTTGCTGGCTGTCAGAACTAATTCGCCAGCGCGAATTTCTAAAATAAACTTATCGCCTTGAGAGCTTTCAAACTCCGTCCAATAGTCCTCAGACGCCGGCAGATTTAAATCGCGAAGACTTATTTGGGCCTTTACTGACTTTGGCATAATCGTCACATGGGCTGACGGCGCAAAACCAAATGTGCAGCTTGCAGAAGTGTCACCCACACCGCATTTGATACGGATACTGCCATCGCTGGTGGCCGCGACCAAAGAGCCTTGGCCGCCGAGCATGTCGACGAATTGCTCAAGACGCAAATCGCCCTGGCGGGTGTTTACAAGTACAACGACTTTGTTAGGTTTATGGAAAACAGCGACAGAGTCAGAAGCTGCAAAAGCCGTTGTAGAGATTTGCAAAGCCATCAATACTGTGGAAACAGCCGCAAAAACGAATTTCATGACAGAAGCCCCTTCAATCACCCCTTAATGCCGACACTGACAAGCGTCGGTTTAAGGACCCGGATCAATTCTTGTGGGGAGAGAGATACCAAATAACCCCGACGCCCGCCATTAATAAAAATCCTTTCGAGATCCAGGATGCTTTTTTCAAGGTAAACAGGCATTTTCTTTCTGGTTCCAAACGGTGACGTCCCGCCGACCTGATAGCCCGAATGTCGCTCAGCAACCTCGGGTTTACAGGGGCTCACCTTTTTTACCCCCAGCTCCCGAGCCATTTCCTTCGTAGAAACCTGCATATCCCCGTGCATAAGGATAACCAGGGGCTCTTTGGCGTCATTTTCCATGATCAGGGTCTTAATCACAGCGTGTTCCGGAACCCCGAGCTCGCGGGAAGAAACCGAGGTCCCACCCTTTTCCTCATACCTGAAAAGATGGCTGGTAAAATGCACCTGATGATCCAAAAGTTCTCGAACGGCCGTGGTCATCGGGGGTTTTTCCTGGTCACTCATACTTACCTCAAAAAATCTCTTTATAAGACGTCAATTTGTTTATCATTTATAACAAGTCTTAAGTTTAGCATAAAGGCCTCCGACAAATCTCTAGACCATAGGGGAAGGTGACTCATGAATTTACCGTTAAAGATGATGTCGGCAATGTTTCTGACAATGGCATTGATGTTTTCTGGCGAAGCCGCATTGGCGAAAAAGAAAACAGCCCACAAAAAGAAGTCTAAGACTGACGTCAGCATGAACTTGAAAAAGAAAAAGTCCAAGTCTGCGAAGAAGTCTTCAAAGGCCAAATCTCACGCTTCGAATAAGAAGTCTAAAAAGCAGCATACTGCAAGCTACAAGAACGCTTCAAAGTATATGAGTAAGCGTGCACCGGCGAGTGCCAAAAAGCATGCAAAGAAAAGCTCTTCGAAGAAAACAAAAATGAGCGCTAAATCCAAGTCAAAAAAGAAGCTTCATAAGTACTATAGTTCATAGAATCGGTACAGAATCTTCCTTTTTAAGAAATCTCCTCAAGTCATGATGATTAAAAAATCAGAATCACTTGAGGAGGCTTCTTATGAAATTCATCATCTTGGCATTCTTGCTTCAGGCATTGGCGCTTCCTGCTTCCGCAGCAATCCTATTTCCAACGACTCGCCCGGCGCTCGGCCTCCTTTGCTCTGCCACCGACACCGATTTTAAATTTGAAATGGTCATCAACCAGTTTACCGGCGATCTCTTCGAAGGCACTTTCATTCTCAGCGAGAACAGCAAACAAGTCCCCTCCACAGTCAAACAATACAGCAACTATAACAGCAACGTGCTTATTATCGTCAGCACCGGCCCGCAAGGCGATGACGATGATTTGGGCTACGTCATTGAACTCAATAAATCATACGATGGTTCTTACTATGGCAACGCCACGAAGTACGTCGCCAATCCCCCAGGCACACGCGATGAAAAGGGTGACACCTATGTTCGTTTAGAATGCCAATCAAGTACACCTTGATTTCGTAAAATCATCCACAGTTCGCAACATTTATGGATCTTGTCGTTTGTTAAAATAAAACCGTTCACAAGGAGGATCTTATGTTAGTCAGGGAAATAATGCGCGACAAAGCCGAAGTGATTCACTTTGACCACTCGGTCGAAGAAGCCGCGCAAATGATGAAGAAAGGCAATTTCGGTTCCCTGCCCGTAGAGCAGAATGACAGAATGGTGGGTATGATTACTGACCGTGACATCACGATTCGCGTCGTTGCGGAAGGACTAGATCCCAAAGAAACCAAAGTCATCGATTGTATGACTGAAGGAATCAGCTACTGTTATGATGATGAGGATGCAGATGCCGTCGCTCGAAAAATGGCCTCTGTCCAAGTAAGACGTTTACCAGTCATCAACCGAAATAAAAGACTTGTAGGCATCATCAGTTTAACCGACATGGCCCGAAATGCCAGAAACGAAAAACTCACTCAAGAGATCGTATCCCAAGTGGCACATTAGAGCGGGTGCCCCTTGTTCGAGAGTTGCGGATCCCCTATGGGCCGCAACTCTTCCTATTTTAAAAAACTCTACAGCAACGAGAACACTGTCGAAAGATTGACGGTGGTAGTGTCCATCGCCAACTTGCCCGGATAGAAATTCAAATATGGAGATACAAACACTGTTTTCTTAAACGCATAACCAAAAGAAAGCTTTTGAGTCACCGTCTGTGGTACCAACGCCGTCGTATTATCCTTCGCGCGTGGATTCCAGAAAGCAAATCCCAAGCTCGTGCTGAGGCTCGCACGGTCTGAAAAATTATATTTCAGAGACGGCGACAGAATCCCCGTGTAGCGAGGCGTATTGCCATCAGTCGGCTGATAATCACGGTTATAGACTTTATAAAAGAACATCAAATCCACGCCGCTTGTAAAGCCGCTAGTGCCTAGGTCAAACAATGTGGAACCAATGTAGTTCAAACCTCCGGCAATTCCCACCGCCTGATAAGTCGGAACTGTTTCAAACGAAACACCAAAGGCATTTCTCATTTGCACATCACCCACACGGTGAAACATATCGTAACCGATCTGGGGCGTGTTCACGTCCATACGGTTCATGCCATGGAAAGGATAAAGAGCGCTCAAACCCCCGCCCAAGAAAATCGCCGAGTTTGAATCCAACCGATAACGACCGCTGATGTTGCCTTTGATGTTCGTCGCATTCACCCGTCTCATGTTATCAGGGTTCGGCAGATCCTTCTCGAGCGGTTTGCCAATCGTAGGTCCATTATAGCCGAGATCCAATTTAAAGCTATAACGAGACAAAGACCCCAGATCCGCACGCATCTTCGCATCCGTGATCTCGCGCGTGTCTTCGAATTTTTTATTCTTGATCTTCACATCCGAGGTCATCGTTTGCGTTTCGCTCGATGTCGCAGGTTGCGGCAATGTCAAAGTCGACTGAGCGTGCGCAGTGCCCATAAGCGCAAAATAGAACACCAGAAGCTGAATAAGAGCTTTCAAGAAAACCTCCGCAGGTTGTGTGCAACCCTTAACTAGTAAGCCCCTCACCCGTTGTCAATGCGGGGTTCAATACGAAAACAGGGTGAAAACTCAATGACAACAGACCGAGTCCTGTGCTTAAAGTGTGGAGGGAGGCTTCATGACAGCTCACGGACACCACGAATCCACACTTCAACTGCGCAAAGCTCTGCTTAATTTGCAGAAGGAACTCTTAGGCCATCTGAAAGAGATCTTTGAAAAAGAGAACGGCCGCAGTGTAGGACCTGGAGAATGGTTGCAAGTGATCATGGTGGCACAACGCTTCGCTTGGTTGCGTGAATTGACCTCTTTGGTCGCTGACATTGATCTTTTAACAGAATTACAAGAAATCACTCCGGAGCAAGCCGGTGTCGCGCGCTCTGAAGTTGAGCGCATGTTCTTCCATCCGGAATCAACGTCTGAGTTCAACAAGCACTATCAAAACCTGATGAAATCCGGAGCGCCATTCGTCGTATCCCACGGCCATCTCCGCGAAAGTATGAACAAGTTGCCGAAGCCGCCAAAAGAATACTCGGTGGAAGAGGCTGCAGAAGCTCGCAAAGTGTGGCACCAAGAGCACCACGAACAATCACGCAAACGCCGTTCTTAATTTTTTCGCGTATTTAAAAAATAAATTATCTTCGCCAAGCACCTTCAGGAGCTTGGCTTCGGCCTCTTCTGCGGAAATTTCTTGCGATTGCAACCAAAGCTCTTCAAACAGCGTGGCTGTGGCCCCCACATTCAATGACGGGAAGCTGGAGTCCTCTGTTTCACCAAAGCCCACAAGAAAAAGATAATTCCACAGCGGCTTCAAGGTCCGGTTGTACTGTCCCTCAAGAAAACGCCCACGCAGGCCCAGGGTTTCCTTCAAAGTTGGTGTGGATTGGGGTGAATCCATCAGCAAAGCATCCAGGGCTTCCTGTGAAGGTCTTTCGAGAAAAATTTTTCCTTGGGATGTGCCGAGATAAGCCAGAAGATTTACGAAAATTTCTTTGGAAAAAAACGTCGCACGATTCCGATACCATTTCGAATAAACGACGTCATGACTTTCAGAAAGCTCAGTGCGCAAACCCCACAACTCGCCAACACGATTGTCACCGCCTTCATCCCATTCCCAACGCATTTCAGAGCGCGGATAAAGACACGACCAGATACTTTTCGGCTCTTTGCGATTATCAAGAGGATACACCAGCAGACATCCTTCTTTTTCAATCGCCTTGATGATCTTTTGACGTTTTGATGTCTTCATGAGGGCACACTAGCAGTTGTTACTTATTCACACCAGAAGATTCACTTGTAAGTTTTAATACGCATCTTCTAAAATTATTTGCGAGGTGCCAACTATGAATGAAACCAGCTATGCCATGTCCGCCTGGGTCCTTTCAAAGGGCATCGCATTTTGTTTTATACTCGCGTTTCTCGCTCTCATTCCACAAGTCATGGGTCTCTATGGAAAAAACGGCATTCTTTCAATTCAGCAATTCATGAGAGTGCTGGAAGAACAGACCGGCCCACAAAGATATTACGAGTTACCGACGATTTTTTGGTTTAATGCAAGCGACGCATTTCTTTACTTTATCGGCGGCCTGGGGCTTGCCACTTCGACGCTGGCACTGATGGGATTTTGCCCACCGCTCATGATGATCACCGCATGGGTTTGCTATTTATCCTTTGTCAATTCTGGCCAGGACTTCCTTGGTTTTCAGTGGGACTCACTGCTTTTAGAAGTCGGTGTGCTCGCAATCTTTCTGACGCCGTGGGGATTTGACTGGAAACCATGGACTGCCTACGAACCCTCCGTGTTTGTACGCTGGCTCTTTTGGATTTTGCTTTTCAAATTAATGTTTCTTTCCGGTGTTGTGAAAATTCTCAGCAAAGACTTTTCGTGGCGCGACTTCACCGCTTTGAAATATCACTACTGGACACAGCCCATCCCCAATCCCCTGGCTTACTTCATGGATAAATTGCCACTGTGGTTTCAAAAAGCCAGCTGCGTGCTGATGTTCTTTATCGAACTCGCAGTTCCGTTTTTAATTTTTATTCCGGGACCTCTGCGCTGGCTAGCGGCGGCTTTGATGATCGGCCTGCAGTTGTTAATCGTTTTAACCGGCAACTATGCATTCTTTAATGTCTTAAGTATCGTCCTCTGTCTTTTTCTCTTGGATGATTCTATTTGGCGGCTGTTTCTACCGAAAATCTTTCCAGCTATGACCGTCGTCACCGACAATCCTTTCTTCTATGAATCAATGGGTCTTGTGCTGGCTGTGCTAATGATACCGCTCAATCTTTTCTGGTTCGGCCTTGCTTTTCGCGAAAACTCAAAACTCCTCAACCCGGCCATTCCGATTATTCGGGCGATTTACAATTATCGTTTTAATTCGAGCTACGGTCTTTTTGCGGTGATGACGAAAGATCGCCCCGAATTGGTTTTACAAGGCAGCAATGACAACGAGATCTGGGTGGACTATGAATTCCGCTACAAGCCCAGCCGCCTTGATAAGATGCCGCCAATTGTGGCTCCTTATCATCCGCGTTTAGATTGGCAGATGTGGTTTGCCGCCCTCGGCACCTTTAGTCAGAATCTATGGCTGCAAAATCTGATGGCACGCATATTTATGAAATCAGAGCCTGTAATTGATCTGCTCAAAAACAATCCTTTTCCAAATGCTCCGAAGTACATGCGTCTGGTAAAATACCAGTACAAATTCTCAACAACCAAAACTTTG
The sequence above is drawn from the Bdellovibrionales bacterium genome and encodes:
- a CDS encoding BON domain-containing protein, with product MRFGFHSWDEQMYDDLSHLLRVHIEVDTTNIQFDLEEGEVCLVGSVPDDEMRFIAEDLVARSPGVKGVRNYLEVKYNETIFP
- a CDS encoding lipase maturation factor family protein; translated protein: MNETSYAMSAWVLSKGIAFCFILAFLALIPQVMGLYGKNGILSIQQFMRVLEEQTGPQRYYELPTIFWFNASDAFLYFIGGLGLATSTLALMGFCPPLMMITAWVCYLSFVNSGQDFLGFQWDSLLLEVGVLAIFLTPWGFDWKPWTAYEPSVFVRWLFWILLFKLMFLSGVVKILSKDFSWRDFTALKYHYWTQPIPNPLAYFMDKLPLWFQKASCVLMFFIELAVPFLIFIPGPLRWLAAALMIGLQLLIVLTGNYAFFNVLSIVLCLFLLDDSIWRLFLPKIFPAMTVVTDNPFFYESMGLVLAVLMIPLNLFWFGLAFRENSKLLNPAIPIIRAIYNYRFNSSYGLFAVMTKDRPELVLQGSNDNEIWVDYEFRYKPSRLDKMPPIVAPYHPRLDWQMWFAALGTFSQNLWLQNLMARIFMKSEPVIDLLKNNPFPNAPKYMRLVKYQYKFSTTKTLFEKGEWWTREYIGLYSPIFEKTDFVPEE
- the ybaK gene encoding Cys-tRNA(Pro) deacylase: MSDQEKPPMTTAVRELLDHQVHFTSHLFRYEEKGGTSVSSRELGVPEHAVIKTLIMENDAKEPLVILMHGDMQVSTKEMARELGVKKVSPCKPEVAERHSGYQVGGTSPFGTRKKMPVYLEKSILDLERIFINGGRRGYLVSLSPQELIRVLKPTLVSVGIKG
- a CDS encoding CBS domain-containing protein — its product is MLVREIMRDKAEVIHFDHSVEEAAQMMKKGNFGSLPVEQNDRMVGMITDRDITIRVVAEGLDPKETKVIDCMTEGISYCYDDEDADAVARKMASVQVRRLPVINRNKRLVGIISLTDMARNARNEKLTQEIVSQVAH
- the lysM gene encoding peptidoglycan-binding protein LysM; amino-acid sequence: MGLVSFFKNAGEKLFGTAKEPDAESIKKYIQSQGLSTEGLDISFDKGTDTVTVAGQVADQTTKEKILLCCGNVQGVAKVQDNLKVSSPSQESQYYTVQSGDTLSKIAARFYGDAKKYNLIFDANRPMLSHPDKIYPGQNLRIPPQGVNQEKVMEQHP
- the mtgA gene encoding monofunctional biosynthetic peptidoglycan transglycosylase; its protein translation is MKRTWQSLILRTVLFCFLSSLGAVLLYAFMPVYLTPLMVIRTTVSIFEPEFVGMHKTWVPIEQISPSIQRAVLKAEDYRFYDHKGFDFEAIEKAMKYNKTHKRKKGASTISQQTAKNVFLWPNRDWVRKGLEAYFTVLIESIWSKERIMEVYLNVIEFGPGVYGVEAAAQRYFHRPAAKLTPSQAAMMAAVLPNPNRFRIDRPSPYVLARQRRILYRVSPNVPKVEEANMWDFLKFGSSDDDATQ
- a CDS encoding DUF1904 domain-containing protein, whose translation is MPHIRFRAVKSEYIQELSALLCKELAQEMGTSEDNFTFESIATQFFSQGAKTESYPFVEVLMFARPQNIQDRTAQIITDHLKRLGKYEDVIVVFQHLPKEQYYENGRHF
- a CDS encoding FUSC family protein, which gives rise to MAKENTLWSQIITFDKTKMEAWVGFRSALGVALSMVLGSFLSSPAAGLSIAIGALNVCFSDKSDSYSTRGKRMLTASLFSALAVFMGAVSANNSVLFLVMLVVIAFFCAMLVVVDNVAADIGVVVVATYLIFSAQGLTPLVALELSAYAFFGGCLQAFISVALWPIRKYKPERRALSNLYLQIAMLAVSSDETTSAPAGSAQSIETQAQLAALAGDTDPEARRYRSLLSQAERVRVTVISLNRLGRRLTRDGKSHGSAVLLNEALGFASQLLKAVAEVINFGPVRGVGPKYIAEIQARIDKIGEQKNLEQSPFFTAVLNDLTYQLEAMAGQLRAIVELTEKTTPQGMEAAAKKESQKPIHLRYWSGLAAIRANMTFQSPGFRHAVRLAVCMILGEMLSHTLKIPRPYWLPMTIAVVLKPDYASTVTRSFLRVGGTLIGLVISTFLFHYLPAGPVSAVVLIFIFTFLIRWAGSSNYGVFAMCVSGFVVVLLALTGVAPKDVIWSRGINTLLGGAVALIVYWLWPTSENLQLREVIARMLEGYRDYLHAVVYRDQAPLEVDRIRQQSRVTRANFLAASGRFTVERRADVEDIQVLSAMTVAANRFAHGSMSLEAANLSALSEEQRKAFLIFSEHVEKTLSLQAEALRGRDIPHSEFPDIRAAYVALAKTDGSEAAEAYGSIFFEADRMTNSLNTLTEYVLKYLRRKRRQLLHADN